A single window of Channa argus isolate prfri chromosome 2, Channa argus male v1.0, whole genome shotgun sequence DNA harbors:
- the LOC137116104 gene encoding very-long-chain (3R)-3-hydroxyacyl-CoA dehydratase-like isoform X2: MQILTPHVYWAQRHGEIYLRVELSDAKNLDINLQNNNILQFRALGHGAKGENEYEFSLEFLELVKPDINHKSTQRQVDIKIKKQEERWWDRLTLQEKKPRFLAPDFDRWLDESDAEMELQAREKIKKISVESRVRKDPYLGLKKGYLFMYNLVQFLGFSWIFVNMTVRLFILGQDSFYDTFHTAADMMYFCQMMALLEVINPLLGLVKTGFFPAMIQVAGRNSILFVIFGSLEQMQNKPVVFFVFYLWSTIEIFRYPFYMLACIGTEWKLLTWLRYNLWIPLYPLGVIAEAVAVIQSLPIFDETQLFSFPLPAGYTLSFSYILQLYLVLMFLGLFINFRHLYTQRKRRYRSRKRKVH; the protein is encoded by the exons ATGCAAATCCTGACTCCTCATGTTTACTGGGCTCAGCGTCACGGAGAGATTTACCTCCGTGTAGAGCTGAGCGACGCCAAG AATCTCGACATCAacctgcaaaacaacaacatactTCAGTTCAGGG CACTGGGCCATGGAGCTAAAGGAGAAAATGAATACGAGTTCAGTTTGGAGTTCCTGGAATTGGTTAAACCTGAT ATTAACCATAAATCCACTCAGCGTCAGGTGGACATCAAGATTAAGAAGCAGGAGGAGCGCTGGTGGGATCGGCTGACGCTGCAAGAGAAGAAGCCTCGGTTTCTGGCTCCTGACTTTGATCGCTGGCTAGACGAGTCGGACGCTGAGATGGAGCTTCAGGCTAGG gagaagataaagaaaataagTGTGGAGTCAAGAGTTCGTAAAGACC CCTACCTTGGTCTGAAGAAAGGCTACTTGTTTATGTACAACCTGGTGCAATTCCTGGGATTTTCATGGATCTTTGTCAACATGACTGTTCGACTCTTCATTCTTGGTCAag ATTCATTCTATGATACCTTCCACACCGCAGCTGATATGATGTATTTCTGTCAGATGATGGCCTTGCTAGAGGTCATTAATCCCTTGCTGGGTCTGGTTAAGACTGGATTTTTTCCTGCTATGATACAG GTGGCAGGGAGGAACAGcattctttttgtcatttttggcAGCCTGGAGCAAATGCAGAACAAGCCCGttgtcttctttgtcttctACCTGTGGAGCACCATTGAGATCTTCAG GTACCCATTCTACATGCTGGCCTGCATCGGCACAGAGTGGAAGCTGTTGACATGGCTGAGATACAACCTCTGGATCCCTCTGTACCCTCTGGGTGTTATAGCTGAAG CGGTGGCAGTGATCCAGTCTCTTCCCATCTTTGATGAGACCCAACTGTTTAGCTTCCCCCTCCCAGCAGGATACACTTTGAGCTTCTCCTACATTCTGCAGCTCTACCTAGTCCTTATGTTCCTGG GACTTTTCATCAATTTCCGCCACCTGTACACTCAGAGAAAGAGACGGTACCGTTCAAGGAAAAGGAAAGTCCACTAA
- the LOC137116104 gene encoding very-long-chain (3R)-3-hydroxyacyl-CoA dehydratase-like isoform X1, whose amino-acid sequence MQILTPHVYWAQRHGEIYLRVELSDAKNLDINLQNNNILQFRALGHGAKGENEYEFSLEFLELVKPDINHKSTQRQVDIKIKKQEERWWDRLTLQEKKPRFLAPDFDRWLDESDAEMELQARQEKIKKISVESRVRKDPYLGLKKGYLFMYNLVQFLGFSWIFVNMTVRLFILGQDSFYDTFHTAADMMYFCQMMALLEVINPLLGLVKTGFFPAMIQVAGRNSILFVIFGSLEQMQNKPVVFFVFYLWSTIEIFRYPFYMLACIGTEWKLLTWLRYNLWIPLYPLGVIAEAVAVIQSLPIFDETQLFSFPLPAGYTLSFSYILQLYLVLMFLGLFINFRHLYTQRKRRYRSRKRKVH is encoded by the exons ATGCAAATCCTGACTCCTCATGTTTACTGGGCTCAGCGTCACGGAGAGATTTACCTCCGTGTAGAGCTGAGCGACGCCAAG AATCTCGACATCAacctgcaaaacaacaacatactTCAGTTCAGGG CACTGGGCCATGGAGCTAAAGGAGAAAATGAATACGAGTTCAGTTTGGAGTTCCTGGAATTGGTTAAACCTGAT ATTAACCATAAATCCACTCAGCGTCAGGTGGACATCAAGATTAAGAAGCAGGAGGAGCGCTGGTGGGATCGGCTGACGCTGCAAGAGAAGAAGCCTCGGTTTCTGGCTCCTGACTTTGATCGCTGGCTAGACGAGTCGGACGCTGAGATGGAGCTTCAGGCTAGG caggagaagataaagaaaataagTGTGGAGTCAAGAGTTCGTAAAGACC CCTACCTTGGTCTGAAGAAAGGCTACTTGTTTATGTACAACCTGGTGCAATTCCTGGGATTTTCATGGATCTTTGTCAACATGACTGTTCGACTCTTCATTCTTGGTCAag ATTCATTCTATGATACCTTCCACACCGCAGCTGATATGATGTATTTCTGTCAGATGATGGCCTTGCTAGAGGTCATTAATCCCTTGCTGGGTCTGGTTAAGACTGGATTTTTTCCTGCTATGATACAG GTGGCAGGGAGGAACAGcattctttttgtcatttttggcAGCCTGGAGCAAATGCAGAACAAGCCCGttgtcttctttgtcttctACCTGTGGAGCACCATTGAGATCTTCAG GTACCCATTCTACATGCTGGCCTGCATCGGCACAGAGTGGAAGCTGTTGACATGGCTGAGATACAACCTCTGGATCCCTCTGTACCCTCTGGGTGTTATAGCTGAAG CGGTGGCAGTGATCCAGTCTCTTCCCATCTTTGATGAGACCCAACTGTTTAGCTTCCCCCTCCCAGCAGGATACACTTTGAGCTTCTCCTACATTCTGCAGCTCTACCTAGTCCTTATGTTCCTGG GACTTTTCATCAATTTCCGCCACCTGTACACTCAGAGAAAGAGACGGTACCGTTCAAGGAAAAGGAAAGTCCACTAA
- the LOC137116104 gene encoding very-long-chain (3R)-3-hydroxyacyl-CoA dehydratase-like isoform X3 codes for MRSSVSNKNLDINLQNNNILQFRALGHGAKGENEYEFSLEFLELVKPDINHKSTQRQVDIKIKKQEERWWDRLTLQEKKPRFLAPDFDRWLDESDAEMELQARQEKIKKISVESRVRKDPYLGLKKGYLFMYNLVQFLGFSWIFVNMTVRLFILGQDSFYDTFHTAADMMYFCQMMALLEVINPLLGLVKTGFFPAMIQVAGRNSILFVIFGSLEQMQNKPVVFFVFYLWSTIEIFRYPFYMLACIGTEWKLLTWLRYNLWIPLYPLGVIAEAVAVIQSLPIFDETQLFSFPLPAGYTLSFSYILQLYLVLMFLGLFINFRHLYTQRKRRYRSRKRKVH; via the exons atGCGTTCAAGTGTGTCTAATAAG AATCTCGACATCAacctgcaaaacaacaacatactTCAGTTCAGGG CACTGGGCCATGGAGCTAAAGGAGAAAATGAATACGAGTTCAGTTTGGAGTTCCTGGAATTGGTTAAACCTGAT ATTAACCATAAATCCACTCAGCGTCAGGTGGACATCAAGATTAAGAAGCAGGAGGAGCGCTGGTGGGATCGGCTGACGCTGCAAGAGAAGAAGCCTCGGTTTCTGGCTCCTGACTTTGATCGCTGGCTAGACGAGTCGGACGCTGAGATGGAGCTTCAGGCTAGG caggagaagataaagaaaataagTGTGGAGTCAAGAGTTCGTAAAGACC CCTACCTTGGTCTGAAGAAAGGCTACTTGTTTATGTACAACCTGGTGCAATTCCTGGGATTTTCATGGATCTTTGTCAACATGACTGTTCGACTCTTCATTCTTGGTCAag ATTCATTCTATGATACCTTCCACACCGCAGCTGATATGATGTATTTCTGTCAGATGATGGCCTTGCTAGAGGTCATTAATCCCTTGCTGGGTCTGGTTAAGACTGGATTTTTTCCTGCTATGATACAG GTGGCAGGGAGGAACAGcattctttttgtcatttttggcAGCCTGGAGCAAATGCAGAACAAGCCCGttgtcttctttgtcttctACCTGTGGAGCACCATTGAGATCTTCAG GTACCCATTCTACATGCTGGCCTGCATCGGCACAGAGTGGAAGCTGTTGACATGGCTGAGATACAACCTCTGGATCCCTCTGTACCCTCTGGGTGTTATAGCTGAAG CGGTGGCAGTGATCCAGTCTCTTCCCATCTTTGATGAGACCCAACTGTTTAGCTTCCCCCTCCCAGCAGGATACACTTTGAGCTTCTCCTACATTCTGCAGCTCTACCTAGTCCTTATGTTCCTGG GACTTTTCATCAATTTCCGCCACCTGTACACTCAGAGAAAGAGACGGTACCGTTCAAGGAAAAGGAAAGTCCACTAA
- the LOC137116042 gene encoding sodium/potassium/calcium exchanger 1-like: MNAHSSPRRRLRRSRVFFFISGVLLCFIFTLTLKARLAQPRASAHTDNGLKGDGVDDDVIEVSIREVKASNETQGKDSSPKSTTPPLVIVVNRTDIEQCIYVDPQPPKLRPTPPPPNTTAPLDPPLQHPHRKGEYPQDIFSVEQRQQGWVVLHVIGMIYMFVALAIVCDEFFVPALEVITNKLEISDDVAGATFMAAGGSAPELFTSLIGVFISHSNVGIGTIVGSAVFNILFVIGMCAVFSREMLHLTWWPLFRDVTFYILDLIMLIIFFLDSTILWWESILLVLGYISYVSFMKFNSQIERAVKTQLNKHMSIVKVWTAEEQEKENEAPPPPPPPPPAAPAAAPPASVAEDKSKQEAEPPPSVPQHSKPQSDPKETRLRVRPVLQRGGSSASLHNTSLRSTIFQLMIHTLDPLGEEAALKGALKTPGPRKARQEISFNGDVRMEGSVQKKAKNKVKSLNIPVTGKLQIKSQHGHTEDADEKPKSEQPTAGASPTGGAAAEPSTSQPRKTGERNEKTSQEPDEAEAAASAGEKSEGSVESADDESFSGESSGSSETEDDDGGGNKEEEEEEEDNEPLSLEWPETRRKQGTYLLLLPIVFPLWLTLPDVRNLVSRRYFAITFIGSILWIGIFSYLMVWWAHQVGETVGISEEIMGLTLLAAGTSIPDLITSVIVARKGLGDMAVSSSVGSNIFDITIGLPVPWLMYTFFHNGEPVTVSSNGLFCAIVLLFLMLLFVIISIAACRWKMSRMLGLTMFVLYFVFLVLSVLLEDRVLVCPVSV, from the exons ATGAACGCGCACTCATCTCCGAGGAGGAGACTCAGGCGCAGTCGCgtcttcttcttcatttcagGTGTGCTGCTATGTTTCATCTTCACTCTGACTTTGAAGGCCAGACTGGCACAGCCGCGAGCCTCAGCACATACAGATAACGGTCTTAAAGGAGATGGggttgatgatgatgtcatagaGGTCAGCATTCGAGAGGTGAAGGCATCCAATGAGACACAGGGGAAAGATAGCTCACCTAAGAGCACAACACCTCCTCTGGTAATCGTCGTCAACAGGACAGATATCGAACAGTGTATCTATGTAGATCCTCAGCCTCCCAAATTACGTCCGACTCCACCGCCACCAAACACCACAGCTCCCCTAGATCCCCCGCTCCAGCACCCTCATAGGAAGGGTGAGTACCCTCAGGACATCTTCTCTGTGGAGCAGCGACAACAAGGCTGGGTGGTCCTGCATGTCATAGGCATGATCTACATGTTTGTCGCCTTGGCCATCGTCTGTGACGAGTTCTTCGTTCCTGCCCTAGAAGTCATCACCAACAAGCTGGAGATCTCTGATGACGTAGCTGGGGCCACCTTCATGGCAGCAGGAGGCTCTGCCCCTGAACTCTTTACCTCCCTGATTGGTGTCTTCATCTCCCACAGCAATGTGGGCATCGGCACCATCGTGGGCTCAGCTGTCTTCAACATACTGTTTGTGATTGGCATGTGTGCCGTCTTCTCCCGAGAGATGCTACACCTGACCTGGTGGCCTCTCTTCCGAGACGTGACCTTCTACATCCTGGACCTCATCATGctcatcatcttcttcctgGACAGTACGATCCTGTGGTGGGAGAGCATCTTGCTGGTGCTGGGCTACATCAGCTATGTGAGCTTCATGAAGTTCAACAGTCAGATTGAGAGGGCGGTCAAGACCCAGCTTAACAAGCACATGAGCATTGTCAAAGTGTGGACTGCAGAGGAGCAAGAGAAG GAGAATGaagctcctccacctccacctccccctccccctgcGGCTCCcgctgctgctcctcctgcaTCAGTAGCTGAAGATAAATCCAAACAAGAAGCTGAACCACCTCCCAGTGTCCCTCAGCACAGCAAACCACAGTCAGATCCAAAAGAAACAAGACTCAGG GTGCGTCCTGTCTTGCAGCGAGGCGGCAGCTCAGCCTCCCTCCACAACACCTCGCTGCGGAGCACCATCTTCCAACTTATGATCCACACCCTGGACCCGCTCGGGGAAG AGGCAGCCCTTAAAGGGGCCCTAAAAACCCCTGGCCCACGGAAAGCCAGACAAG AGATATCTTTTAATGGTGATGTCAGAATGGAGGGGTCAGTGCAGAAGAAAG CAAAGAACAAAGTAAAGTCTCTGAACATCCCAGTCACAGGCAAATTACAGATCAAGTCCCAGCACGGTCACACTGAAG ATGCTGATGAGAAGCCAAAGTCTGAGCAGCCCACTGCTGGAGCCAGTCCTACAGGGGGTGCTGCAGCCGAGCCGTCCACCTCTCAGCCTCGAAAGACAGGAGAGAGGAATGAGAAGACATCCCAGGAGCCTGACGAGGCAGAG GCCGCAGCATCAGCGGGGGAGAAATCAGAGGGCTCAGTGGAGAGCGCTGATGACGAGAGTTTCAGTGGTGAGAGCAGTGGCTCCAGCGAGActgaagatgatgatggtggtggaaacaaagaggaagaggaagaggaggaggacaatgaGCCGTTGTCTTTAGAGTGGCCTGAAACTAGGCGCAAGCAGGGGACTTATCTGCTCCTGCTTCCTATTGTGTTTCCGTTGTGGCTCACGCTGCCTGATGTCCGTAACCTG GTGTCCAGGAGATACTTTGCAATCACATTTATAGGCTCCATCCTGTGGATCGGCATTTTCTCCTATCTCATGGTGTGGTGGGCTCATCAG GTGGGTGAGACTGTGGGCATCTCTGAAGAAATCATGGGCCTCACCTTACTGGCGGCCGGGACGTCCATCCCTGACCTGATCACCAGCGTGATCGTGGCCCGGAAAGGTCTGGGGGACATGGCTGTATCTAGCTCAGTGGGCAGTAACATTTTTGACATCACTATTGG TCTGCCAGTCCCGTGGCTCATGTACACATTTTTCCACAATGGTGAACCGGTAACCGTCAGTTCCAATGGCTTGTTCTGCGCCATCGTGCTGCTCTTCCTCATGCTCCTCTTTGTAATCATCTCAATTGCCGCCTGTCGTTGGAAGATGAGCCGAATGTTGGGCCTCACCATGTTCGTACTGTACTTTGTGTTCCTTGTCCTCAGCGTCCTGCTGGAGGATCGTGTCCTCGTCTGCCCTGTTTCAGTCTGA